The following proteins are co-located in the Vigna angularis cultivar LongXiaoDou No.4 chromosome 2, ASM1680809v1, whole genome shotgun sequence genome:
- the LOC128195206 gene encoding uncharacterized protein LOC128195206 yields the protein MVIIPKQCKIIWFCSLHRKMKNDLRTMLQGVIGKSRGQLVQILYPKCNQQVDSWECGFYVMCWIKTIIRAVITDDWNERFKTTSPIAEDTINQIRQEWTAYLLQRWS from the exons atggttatcattcccaaacaatgtaaaattatatggttttgttcgttgcacaggaagatgaaaaatgacttgagaaccatgcttcaagg agttattggtaaatctcgtggtcaattggttcaaattttgtatccaaag tgtaaccagcaggtagattcatgggaatgtggcttctatgtgatgtgttggattaagaccatcattcgagctgtcattacagatgactggaatgag cgcttcaagactACATCGCCTATtgcagaggacacaattaaccagataaggcaggagtggaccgcttatcttctacaaagatggagttag